One window from the genome of Thermaerobacter marianensis DSM 12885 encodes:
- a CDS encoding ROK family transcriptional regulator, whose product MAAGRPGPSRRGHRWAILNLLRQYGPLSRKDLAAHTGLSQPRVSALVKELFEEGLVREIGPGASSGGRRPVLLDLNAAAYHVLGAMVESHRCDFVVADLSGRTVSTSTVALDLPGDPAAASGDAALDRLAEALRGVMDRSGLAPDRLLGIGVGVPGIVQPETGRVRRAPGVGWWQDAAVRAGLEERLGVPVVVENDVNLMALGELAQGAGQGARCLVLVYVGTGIGAGIVVDGRLFRGAASAAGEIGYLPLGPAAGAAGGRPGFGVFEQQFSARAVARYLAEQGLPHQPRPVAALVRLARRRAELRPYLEQLIRHWAYGVASLVAVLDPDRVLLAGDAADIGAEGLEQIRGVLGRLLPEVPAVRFAALGDRAGLVGAVYRVLSDEAGLTGPAARGGRSPRAST is encoded by the coding sequence ATGGCGGCAGGGCGGCCGGGGCCTTCCCGGCGGGGCCACCGGTGGGCGATTCTCAACCTCCTGAGGCAGTACGGCCCCTTGTCCCGCAAGGACCTGGCGGCGCACACCGGCCTCAGCCAGCCGCGGGTGTCGGCCCTGGTCAAGGAGCTCTTCGAGGAGGGGCTGGTGCGGGAGATCGGGCCGGGAGCGTCGTCGGGAGGGCGCCGGCCGGTCCTGCTGGACCTCAATGCCGCGGCCTACCACGTGCTCGGGGCGATGGTGGAGAGTCACCGCTGCGACTTCGTGGTGGCGGATCTGAGCGGGCGCACGGTGAGCACCTCCACCGTGGCCCTGGACCTGCCCGGCGATCCGGCGGCCGCGTCCGGCGACGCCGCCCTGGATCGCCTGGCGGAGGCCTTGAGGGGGGTGATGGACCGCTCCGGTCTCGCGCCGGACCGCTTGCTGGGTATCGGGGTGGGCGTGCCCGGGATCGTCCAGCCGGAGACGGGCCGGGTGCGCCGTGCGCCGGGCGTCGGGTGGTGGCAGGACGCCGCCGTCCGGGCCGGGCTGGAGGAGCGGCTGGGCGTTCCCGTCGTGGTGGAGAACGACGTGAACCTCATGGCCCTGGGCGAACTCGCCCAGGGGGCCGGGCAAGGGGCCCGGTGCCTGGTGCTGGTCTACGTGGGCACCGGCATCGGGGCCGGCATCGTGGTGGACGGGCGCCTGTTCCGCGGCGCCGCCAGCGCCGCCGGCGAGATCGGTTACCTGCCCCTGGGGCCGGCGGCGGGTGCCGCCGGGGGTCGGCCGGGCTTCGGGGTCTTCGAGCAGCAGTTCTCGGCCCGGGCGGTGGCCCGCTACCTGGCCGAGCAGGGCCTGCCCCACCAACCCCGGCCGGTGGCCGCCTTGGTCCGGCTCGCCCGCCGGCGCGCCGAGCTCAGGCCCTACCTCGAGCAGCTGATCCGGCACTGGGCCTACGGGGTCGCGAGCCTGGTTGCGGTCCTGGACCCCGACCGGGTGCTTCTGGCGGGGGATGCGGCCGACATCGGGGCGGAGGGACTGGAACAGATCCGTGGCGTTCTCGGCCGGTTGCTCCCCGAGGTGCCCGCCGTGCGGTTCGCCGCCCTGGGCGACCGGGCGGGCCTGGTGGGAGCGGTGTACCGGGTCTTGAGCGACGAGGCCGGCTTGACCGGCCCCGCAGCCCGCGGCGGGCGGTCGCCGCGGGCCAGCACGTGA
- a CDS encoding extracellular solute-binding protein codes for MRVWGKKHTVALLMAGTLLLSACGAGGGSAPAAGSGAGGGSGSTGAEENKLVIYTARSNVFEYVIPKFEEKYPEYKGNVQVLNMGAQEILERVRAEKGNPQADFWWGGTQQALAQAAEEGLLEPAPSSVVEKVPEQYRDPQGRWVGEILLPEVIMYNTDALKPEEAPQDWDDLLDPKWKGKIVIRAVPASGTMRTIYSAMIYRQYKAQGSVEAGYDWLRRLDANTKEYVPDPTTLYLKLARQEALVSLWNLQDIMIQRETKGLPFGYVMPASGAPVLVDGVALIKGAKHPEAAKKFMEFLFDEDVQLDLAANMYQIPTLANLDPAKMPKWLAELDLKPMDLDWKMMGEKEQEWIQYWDQNIKGKGGQ; via the coding sequence GTGCGCGTTTGGGGCAAGAAGCACACGGTGGCGCTGCTTATGGCCGGGACCCTGTTGCTGTCGGCCTGCGGCGCGGGCGGCGGATCGGCCCCTGCCGCGGGGAGCGGCGCTGGCGGCGGTTCCGGGAGCACGGGCGCCGAGGAGAACAAGCTGGTGATCTACACCGCCCGGTCCAATGTGTTCGAGTACGTGATTCCCAAATTCGAGGAGAAGTACCCGGAGTACAAGGGCAACGTCCAGGTCCTGAACATGGGCGCCCAGGAGATCCTGGAGCGCGTCCGGGCCGAGAAGGGCAACCCGCAGGCTGACTTCTGGTGGGGCGGCACCCAGCAGGCCCTGGCCCAGGCCGCCGAGGAGGGGCTCCTGGAGCCGGCTCCTTCGTCCGTGGTCGAGAAGGTTCCCGAGCAGTACCGGGATCCCCAGGGCCGCTGGGTGGGCGAGATCCTGCTGCCCGAGGTGATCATGTACAACACCGACGCCCTGAAGCCGGAGGAGGCGCCGCAGGACTGGGACGACCTGCTGGATCCCAAGTGGAAGGGCAAGATCGTCATCCGCGCGGTCCCGGCTTCGGGCACCATGCGCACCATCTACTCGGCGATGATCTACCGCCAGTACAAGGCGCAGGGCTCGGTGGAGGCGGGGTATGACTGGCTCCGGCGCCTGGACGCCAACACCAAGGAGTACGTCCCCGACCCGACGACTTTGTACCTGAAGCTGGCTCGCCAGGAGGCCCTGGTCAGTCTCTGGAACCTGCAGGACATCATGATCCAGCGGGAGACCAAGGGCTTGCCCTTCGGCTACGTGATGCCGGCCAGCGGCGCGCCCGTCCTGGTGGACGGCGTGGCGCTGATCAAGGGCGCCAAGCACCCCGAGGCCGCGAAGAAGTTCATGGAGTTCCTCTTCGACGAGGACGTGCAGCTGGACCTGGCGGCGAACATGTATCAAATTCCCACCCTGGCCAATCTGGACCCCGCGAAGATGCCGAAGTGGCTTGCCGAACTGGACCTCAAGCCCATGGATCTCGACTGGAAGATGATGGGCGAGAAGGAACAGGAGTGGATCCAGTACTGGGACCAGAACATCAAGGGCAAGGGCGGCCAGTGA
- a CDS encoding ABC transporter ATP-binding protein has product MSALALENVSKSFDGHWVVRGVSLRVESGELFTLLGPSGCGKTTLLRMIAGFYFPTEGRIYFGERDITDVPPHRRGVGMVFQNYALFPHLTVYENVAFGLRLRRVPRDELDRRVRQALAQVRLAGFEGRRIDQLSGGQQQRVALARALVIQPALLLLDEPLSNLDAKLREETRAEIRRLQASAGITTIYVTHDQAEAMAMSDRIAVLSQGEVHQVGTPREIYHRPATRFVAGFIGKSNLLEGRITARRAGAVLVQAGGLELWCDERQRNPGVSPEEGRPVTLCIRPEAFQPAAAGDPNVVRGRVVMAEYAGSYTSYRLRAGEVELLVDLASTGDPGPAPGDELAVSVDPGRVFMVE; this is encoded by the coding sequence GTGAGCGCCCTGGCGCTGGAGAACGTGTCCAAGTCCTTTGACGGCCACTGGGTGGTGCGGGGCGTCAGCCTGCGGGTGGAGAGCGGGGAGCTGTTCACCCTGCTGGGGCCGTCGGGGTGTGGCAAGACCACCCTCTTGCGCATGATCGCGGGCTTCTATTTCCCGACCGAGGGGCGGATCTACTTCGGCGAGCGGGACATCACCGACGTGCCGCCCCACCGGCGGGGCGTCGGCATGGTGTTCCAGAACTACGCCCTGTTCCCGCACCTGACGGTCTACGAGAACGTGGCCTTCGGCCTCCGGCTGCGGCGGGTGCCCCGGGACGAGCTGGACCGGCGGGTCCGGCAGGCCCTGGCCCAGGTGCGGCTGGCCGGGTTCGAGGGGCGCCGCATCGACCAGCTTTCCGGCGGCCAGCAGCAGCGGGTGGCCCTGGCCCGGGCCCTGGTCATCCAGCCGGCGCTCCTGCTCCTGGACGAGCCCCTGTCCAACCTGGACGCCAAGCTGCGGGAGGAAACGCGGGCGGAGATCCGGCGCCTGCAGGCCTCGGCCGGCATCACTACCATCTACGTCACCCACGATCAGGCCGAGGCCATGGCCATGTCCGACCGCATCGCGGTGCTGAGCCAGGGCGAGGTCCACCAGGTGGGCACGCCGCGGGAGATCTACCACCGCCCGGCCACCCGTTTCGTCGCCGGCTTCATCGGCAAGAGCAATCTCCTGGAGGGCCGCATCACGGCCCGGCGCGCGGGGGCCGTGCTCGTCCAGGCGGGCGGATTGGAGCTGTGGTGCGACGAGCGGCAGCGCAACCCCGGCGTCTCCCCGGAAGAAGGCCGGCCGGTCACCCTGTGCATCCGGCCGGAGGCTTTCCAGCCCGCCGCCGCGGGCGATCCCAACGTGGTGCGGGGGCGGGTGGTGATGGCGGAGTACGCCGGTTCCTACACCAGTTACCGCTTGCGGGCCGGCGAGGTGGAACTGCTGGTGGACCTGGCCTCGACGGGGGACCCCGGCCCCGCGCCCGGCGACGAGCTGGCGGTGTCCGTCGACCCCGGCCGCGTCTTCATGGTGGAGTGA
- a CDS encoding ABC transporter permease produces the protein MSRAILPYLAVAPLVVILWGYVVYPLWATFATSAWVDGRFTLEHYRVFFDRTHTAPLEALVTSLWISVLSVLTCGVVGVALAFLLNRYEFPGRRMFQTLVLVPMSLPPLVGVLSFMFLYGESGIIPRAVQHLLGLEQVPFALRGLAGVLAVHTFTMYPYFYMPAAAALQGLDPSLEEAARSLGASGWQAWRRVTLPMLTPALVAGALLVFMHSLASYTAPLLFGVDRTLTMQIYVSRTNGDLALASALSTVLSLVSVAFLLFMRWYQERRVYRSLSKGAAHHRTEVRNPLLRWVALVLSALGVVLVLLPVFVLVLISFSVNARWTVQVLPPAYTLDNYRAIFSDPRFWEPVATSLKTSLLATLAAAVFSVAAAYAVTRLNFCGRGLLDAAIMLPWALPGTVVAINLIAAFNEPTPFSLGQILVGTFWILPLAYFVRLMPLVFRSSAAALAQQDPSLEEAARSLGATWGYTFRRVVLPLMLPGVLGGALLAFVEGVGEFVASILLYTPENVPISVEIFRRMYSFEFGTATAYGVLQIVLILIVLGISSRLHRGGASRVVY, from the coding sequence GTGTCGCGGGCGATCCTGCCCTATCTGGCCGTGGCGCCGCTGGTGGTGATCCTCTGGGGGTACGTGGTGTATCCCCTGTGGGCGACCTTCGCCACCAGCGCCTGGGTGGACGGGCGCTTCACCCTGGAGCATTACCGGGTCTTCTTCGACCGGACCCATACCGCCCCGCTGGAGGCCCTGGTCACCAGTCTCTGGATCTCGGTGCTGAGTGTGCTGACCTGCGGCGTGGTGGGGGTGGCCCTGGCGTTCCTCCTCAACCGGTACGAGTTCCCGGGCCGGCGGATGTTCCAGACCCTGGTGCTGGTGCCCATGTCCCTGCCGCCCCTGGTGGGCGTGCTGTCGTTCATGTTCCTCTACGGGGAGAGCGGCATCATCCCGCGGGCGGTGCAGCACCTGCTGGGGCTGGAGCAGGTGCCCTTCGCCCTGCGGGGCCTGGCCGGGGTGCTGGCGGTGCACACCTTCACCATGTATCCCTACTTCTACATGCCGGCCGCGGCGGCGCTGCAGGGGCTCGACCCGTCCCTGGAGGAAGCGGCCCGGAGCCTGGGCGCCAGCGGCTGGCAGGCCTGGCGCCGGGTCACCCTGCCCATGCTCACGCCGGCCCTGGTGGCGGGGGCACTGCTGGTCTTCATGCACTCGCTGGCCTCCTACACCGCGCCGCTGCTCTTCGGCGTGGACCGGACGCTGACCATGCAGATCTACGTCTCCCGGACCAACGGCGACCTGGCGCTGGCCTCGGCCCTGTCCACGGTCCTGTCCCTGGTGTCCGTCGCCTTCCTGCTCTTCATGCGCTGGTACCAGGAGCGGCGGGTCTACCGCAGCCTGTCCAAGGGGGCGGCGCACCATCGCACCGAGGTGCGCAACCCGCTGCTGCGGTGGGTGGCGCTGGTGCTGTCGGCTCTGGGCGTGGTGCTGGTGCTGCTGCCCGTGTTCGTCCTGGTGCTGATCTCCTTCTCGGTCAACGCCCGGTGGACGGTGCAGGTGCTGCCGCCTGCCTACACCCTGGACAACTACCGGGCGATCTTCAGCGACCCGCGGTTCTGGGAGCCGGTGGCCACCAGCCTGAAGACCAGCCTGCTGGCCACCCTGGCGGCGGCGGTCTTCAGCGTGGCGGCGGCCTACGCGGTTACGCGGCTGAACTTCTGCGGCCGCGGCCTGCTGGATGCGGCCATCATGCTGCCCTGGGCGTTGCCGGGCACGGTGGTGGCCATCAACCTGATCGCGGCCTTCAACGAGCCCACGCCCTTCAGCCTCGGGCAGATCCTGGTGGGCACCTTCTGGATCCTGCCCCTGGCCTACTTCGTGCGCCTCATGCCCCTGGTGTTTCGCTCGTCGGCGGCCGCGCTGGCCCAGCAGGACCCGTCCCTGGAAGAGGCGGCCCGCAGCCTGGGGGCGACCTGGGGCTACACCTTCCGGCGGGTGGTGCTGCCGTTGATGCTGCCCGGGGTCCTGGGCGGGGCGCTGCTGGCCTTCGTGGAGGGCGTGGGCGAGTTCGTGGCCTCGATCCTGCTGTACACGCCCGAGAACGTGCCCATTTCCGTGGAGATCTTCCGGCGCATGTACTCCTTTGAATTCGGGACCGCCACGGCCTACGGCGTGCTCCAGATCGTGCTGATCCTGATCGTGCTGGGCATCAGTAGCCGCCTGCACCGCGGCGGGGCCTCCCGGGTGGTGTATTGA
- a CDS encoding creatininase family protein → MGHGSGEEPATGALPPGAATEWAGAGPEAAPPGAAGAAGPAGPAGVVPIERIPGGHLAGWIRRADFALLPLASLEWHGPHMPLGTDLILARGLAERLRGEFTALLYPPFVYTACPGKTRHYPGTVALRAEVALAVLCDVLRGILDAGFVRVLLLNAHDANMAIARAAAEAVTGERRASILLVNWWQMVSPEETAGLFRGEPGDARPGRGHGGPFEASATAALAPESVDPALAPELPPRRPPEAGRPYVLVESNPEPWAGYAGFVRDTSVQAGRFIVERTLEHLERLIAAWLRAPLPGDPPGRARDG, encoded by the coding sequence ATGGGGCACGGCTCCGGGGAGGAGCCGGCTACGGGGGCGCTCCCGCCCGGCGCGGCGACGGAGTGGGCCGGTGCGGGCCCGGAGGCCGCCCCGCCCGGCGCCGCCGGTGCCGCCGGCCCTGCCGGTCCCGCCGGGGTGGTGCCCATCGAGCGCATCCCCGGCGGCCACCTGGCCGGGTGGATTCGCAGGGCCGACTTCGCCCTGCTGCCCCTGGCCAGCCTGGAGTGGCACGGTCCCCACATGCCGCTGGGCACCGACCTCATCCTGGCCCGGGGCCTGGCCGAGCGCCTGCGGGGCGAATTCACGGCTCTGCTCTACCCGCCCTTCGTCTACACCGCCTGCCCCGGGAAGACCCGCCACTACCCCGGTACCGTGGCTCTGCGGGCCGAGGTGGCCCTGGCCGTCCTCTGCGACGTGCTGCGGGGGATCCTGGATGCGGGGTTCGTCCGGGTGCTGCTGCTCAACGCCCACGACGCCAACATGGCCATCGCCCGCGCCGCCGCCGAGGCCGTGACGGGGGAGCGGCGCGCCAGCATCCTGCTGGTCAACTGGTGGCAGATGGTGAGCCCCGAGGAAACGGCGGGCCTGTTCCGGGGCGAGCCCGGGGACGCCCGGCCCGGCCGCGGGCACGGCGGGCCCTTCGAGGCGTCGGCCACCGCCGCCCTGGCGCCCGAGAGCGTCGACCCCGCCCTGGCGCCGGAGCTGCCGCCGCGACGGCCGCCGGAGGCGGGGCGCCCGTACGTGCTGGTGGAGAGCAACCCCGAGCCCTGGGCGGGGTATGCCGGGTTCGTCCGGGACACGTCGGTGCAGGCCGGCCGGTTCATCGTGGAGCGTACGCTGGAGCACCTGGAGCGCCTGATCGCGGCCTGGCTGCGGGCGCCCCTGCCGGGGGACCCGCCGGGGCGGGCGCGGGACGGGTAG
- the argH gene encoding argininosuccinate lyase, which produces MGIRDTILERDGRQFPGKSYAEAVLVPIFEQAKRHLLAPMLAIHRAHLVMLVERGIVPAGQGRRILAALASIDPAEVARSRYDGRFEDLFFYIEELLIQRAGEVAGNLHIARSRNDMGVAMYRMVLRRQLLDVLDGMVALHQTLVRLAEEHVDTLCLAYTHTQPAQPTTLAHYLLAAADVLARDIERLQQAYRQVNRSPLGAAALTTSGFPVDRQRVAELLGFDGLVENSYDAIASVDYLTEAAAALQLAFVHTGRMVQDLLVWCTQEFGALRLADAYVQCSSIMPQKRNPVGLEHARALLSSGAASAAAVVAVIHNTPFGDIVDSEDDLQPHLWRAAEVGARVFPLLANVVGTVEVNRELLERRARASFATVTELADALVRHHGLDFRTAHRVVARAVARATAAGRTAAEITAADVAAASAEVLGAPLAVAEDTVRQALDPGVFVRVRRVTGGPAPEEVRRMLAARGQVQASLRAWVEERRAALKRAEAELDRACRELATDGAGA; this is translated from the coding sequence ATGGGTATTCGCGACACCATCTTGGAACGGGACGGGCGCCAATTTCCCGGCAAGAGTTACGCCGAGGCGGTGCTGGTGCCGATCTTCGAGCAGGCCAAGCGCCATCTTTTGGCCCCTATGCTGGCCATCCACCGCGCCCACCTGGTCATGCTGGTGGAACGGGGCATCGTTCCGGCCGGGCAAGGGCGGCGGATCCTGGCGGCGCTGGCGTCCATCGACCCCGCCGAGGTGGCGCGCAGCCGGTACGACGGCCGCTTCGAGGACCTGTTCTTCTACATTGAGGAACTGCTGATCCAGCGGGCCGGCGAGGTGGCGGGCAACCTGCACATCGCCCGCAGCCGCAACGACATGGGCGTGGCCATGTACCGGATGGTCCTGCGCCGGCAGCTGCTGGACGTGCTGGACGGGATGGTGGCGCTGCACCAGACCCTGGTGCGGCTGGCCGAGGAGCACGTCGACACCCTGTGTCTCGCCTACACCCACACCCAGCCCGCCCAGCCGACCACCCTGGCCCACTACCTGCTGGCGGCCGCCGATGTGCTGGCCCGGGACATCGAGCGGTTGCAGCAGGCCTACCGGCAGGTCAACCGCTCCCCCCTGGGGGCCGCGGCCCTGACCACCTCGGGCTTCCCGGTGGACCGGCAGCGGGTGGCGGAGCTGCTGGGCTTCGACGGGCTGGTGGAGAATTCCTACGACGCCATCGCTTCGGTGGACTACCTGACCGAGGCGGCCGCCGCCCTGCAGCTGGCCTTCGTCCATACCGGGCGGATGGTCCAGGACCTGCTGGTGTGGTGCACCCAGGAGTTCGGCGCCCTGCGCCTGGCTGACGCCTACGTGCAGTGCAGCAGCATCATGCCCCAGAAGCGCAACCCCGTGGGGCTGGAGCACGCCCGGGCGCTGCTGAGCAGCGGCGCCGCCAGCGCGGCGGCCGTGGTCGCCGTGATCCACAACACCCCCTTCGGCGACATCGTCGACTCGGAGGACGACCTCCAGCCCCATCTCTGGCGGGCCGCCGAGGTGGGGGCGCGGGTGTTCCCGCTGCTGGCCAACGTGGTGGGGACCGTGGAGGTGAACCGGGAGCTCCTGGAGCGGCGGGCGCGGGCCAGCTTCGCCACCGTCACCGAGCTGGCCGACGCCCTGGTCCGGCACCACGGCCTGGACTTCCGCACCGCTCACCGGGTGGTGGCGCGGGCGGTGGCCCGGGCGACGGCGGCGGGCAGGACGGCGGCGGAGATCACGGCGGCCGACGTGGCGGCCGCCAGCGCCGAGGTGCTGGGCGCCCCGCTGGCTGTGGCGGAGGACACCGTCCGGCAGGCCCTGGATCCCGGGGTCTTCGTGCGGGTGCGGCGGGTCACTGGCGGCCCGGCGCCCGAGGAGGTGCGCCGGATGCTGGCGGCCCGGGGGCAGGTGCAGGCGTCCCTGCGCGCCTGGGTGGAGGAACGGCGGGCCGCCCTGAAGCGGGCCGAAGCGGAACTGGACCGGGCCTGCCGGGAACTGGCCACTGATGGCGCGGGAGCCTAG
- a CDS encoding putative toxin-antitoxin system toxin component, PIN family produces MRVVLDTNTLVSAIGWAGPPRDVLLALREGRHQLITTAELLAELERVLRYPKLAPVRSHPALPLVLAWLYRPEHLVVPQERVQVIREDPADNRVLEAALAGRAGAVVSGDRHLLRLSRYQDIEIVTARDFCDRYL; encoded by the coding sequence GTGAGGGTGGTCCTCGATACCAACACCCTGGTCTCGGCCATCGGCTGGGCCGGCCCGCCCCGCGACGTTCTGCTCGCTCTGAGGGAAGGCCGGCACCAGCTGATCACCACCGCCGAACTCCTGGCCGAACTGGAACGGGTGTTGCGATACCCGAAACTGGCGCCCGTCCGCAGCCACCCCGCCCTACCGCTGGTCCTCGCCTGGCTTTACCGCCCGGAACACCTGGTCGTACCCCAGGAGCGGGTGCAAGTCATTCGTGAGGACCCGGCGGACAACCGGGTGCTGGAGGCCGCCCTGGCCGGCCGAGCGGGGGCCGTCGTGTCGGGCGACCGCCATCTCCTCCGACTCTCCCGGTACCAGGACATCGAGATCGTCACTGCGCGTGACTTTTGCGACCGGTACCTGTAA
- a CDS encoding type II toxin-antitoxin system Phd/YefM family antitoxin: MLKPLTVEEARRELGRLLEEVRRTGEPVLLTRRGTGEAVLLSAEEFQRLKNIEEAYARLAFERALDAIGSAVAAARLSPEVVEEAVRAARDGRDAR, from the coding sequence ATGCTCAAGCCCCTGACGGTCGAGGAGGCACGGCGCGAGCTGGGCCGTCTCCTGGAGGAGGTCCGGCGCACCGGTGAGCCCGTCCTCCTCACGCGCCGCGGCACAGGCGAGGCCGTCCTGCTCTCCGCCGAGGAATTCCAGCGACTCAAGAACATTGAAGAGGCCTACGCCCGGCTCGCCTTCGAGCGGGCTCTCGACGCCATCGGCAGCGCGGTCGCGGCCGCCCGGTTGTCCCCCGAGGTCGTCGAGGAAGCGGTACGGGCCGCGCGCGACGGGCGTGACGCACGGTGA
- a CDS encoding TA system antitoxin ParD family protein, whose translation MQTLSVRIPDELKRLLEARARGQHRQLSDQVRRYLEIALVAEDNPDLSFSMIEAILEAKAELEAGLAEPYVFEDDHDPVRG comes from the coding sequence ATGCAGACGCTGTCCGTGCGCATCCCCGACGAGCTCAAGCGGCTCTTGGAGGCCCGGGCCAGGGGGCAGCACCGTCAGTTGTCCGACCAGGTGCGGCGGTACTTGGAGATCGCCCTGGTGGCCGAAGACAATCCCGATCTTTCCTTTTCCATGATCGAGGCCATTCTCGAAGCCAAGGCGGAGCTGGAGGCCGGTTTGGCCGAGCCGTACGTCTTCGAGGACGACCATGACCCCGTACGAGGTTGA
- a CDS encoding type II toxin-antitoxin system RelE/ParE family toxin, with protein sequence MTPYEVEAAPRFNRDAKRLPPALKRALDAEIRTIAADPIRGDRKRGLLRDVYVEKFKAQNDQWLIAYNIDENRRVIQLLAFGQHENFYRDLGRYIR encoded by the coding sequence ATGACCCCGTACGAGGTTGAAGCGGCGCCGCGGTTCAACCGCGACGCCAAGCGCCTTCCGCCGGCCCTCAAGCGCGCGCTGGACGCCGAGATCCGTACGATCGCCGCCGACCCGATCCGGGGGGATCGCAAGCGCGGTTTGTTGCGCGATGTGTATGTCGAGAAGTTCAAGGCCCAAAATGACCAGTGGCTGATTGCCTACAACATCGACGAGAACCGGCGCGTGATCCAGCTGCTGGCCTTCGGACAACACGAGAACTTCTATCGCGACCTGGGTCGCTATATTCGGTAA
- a CDS encoding UDP-glucose dehydrogenase family protein, translated as MFVHITVLGLGYVGAVAAAALARDGHHVLGVDVDPGKVDRFRQGEVPFHEPGLDDLVRDGVSSGRLRFALASEVESGQLGDLVLVAVGTPSRPTGAADLSQVEAAMAWVVERAGSSAGVAVAGGPGAPAVSTRPIVVMKSTVPPGTGRRLSRRFLEPVGLAYVSNPEFLREGSAVHDWFHPDRIVIGSESAEAAARVRALYEDYGAPVLVTDVTTAEMVKYGANAFLATKISFINELANMCDRVGADVEEVARGIGLDPRIGSQFLRAGLGYGGSCFPKDVAALDHLARVYDYPFELLRAVIAVNARQRLLPLYALREVFGSLAGVPVAVLGLAFKPNTDDVREAPALDLIPLLVEEGADVRAADPQAVERARAVLPADVKLTTSALEALDGARAVVLATEWDPFVHLDWEEAARRMEAPRYVFDGRNALDPARMEALGFRYRGVGRGRRDPAGVGDGREGRWNNVAVGREVAAVHGERAGVRR; from the coding sequence ATGTTCGTGCACATCACGGTATTGGGCTTGGGCTATGTGGGCGCGGTGGCCGCGGCGGCGCTGGCCCGGGACGGCCATCACGTGCTCGGCGTCGATGTGGACCCCGGCAAGGTGGATCGCTTTCGCCAGGGCGAGGTGCCCTTTCACGAGCCCGGCTTGGACGACCTGGTCCGGGACGGCGTGAGCAGCGGACGGCTGCGCTTCGCCCTGGCCTCGGAGGTGGAGTCCGGCCAGCTGGGCGACCTGGTCCTGGTGGCGGTGGGCACGCCGTCGCGTCCCACCGGCGCCGCCGATCTCTCCCAGGTGGAGGCGGCGATGGCGTGGGTGGTCGAGCGGGCCGGTTCGTCCGCCGGGGTGGCGGTGGCGGGTGGGCCGGGGGCGCCGGCCGTTTCGACAAGGCCCATCGTGGTCATGAAGAGCACCGTGCCCCCGGGCACCGGGCGGCGCCTGAGCCGGCGCTTCCTGGAGCCGGTGGGGCTGGCGTACGTCTCCAACCCCGAGTTCCTGCGGGAGGGCAGCGCGGTCCACGACTGGTTCCACCCGGACCGGATCGTCATCGGCAGCGAGTCGGCGGAGGCCGCGGCGCGGGTCCGTGCCCTGTATGAGGACTACGGGGCGCCTGTGCTGGTCACCGACGTCACCACCGCCGAGATGGTCAAGTACGGAGCCAACGCCTTCCTGGCCACCAAGATTTCCTTCATCAACGAGCTGGCCAACATGTGCGACCGGGTGGGGGCCGACGTGGAAGAAGTGGCCCGGGGCATCGGGCTCGACCCGCGCATCGGGAGCCAGTTCCTCCGCGCCGGTCTCGGCTACGGGGGCTCTTGCTTCCCCAAGGACGTGGCGGCCCTGGACCACCTGGCCCGGGTCTACGACTATCCCTTCGAGCTGCTGCGCGCGGTGATCGCGGTGAACGCGCGGCAGCGGCTGCTGCCCCTCTATGCGCTACGGGAGGTGTTCGGTTCTCTGGCGGGGGTACCGGTGGCCGTGCTGGGGCTCGCCTTCAAGCCCAACACCGACGACGTGCGCGAGGCGCCGGCCCTCGACCTCATCCCGCTGCTGGTCGAGGAGGGGGCCGATGTGCGGGCCGCCGACCCGCAGGCGGTGGAACGGGCGCGGGCGGTGCTGCCGGCCGATGTGAAGCTCACCACGTCGGCCCTCGAGGCCCTGGACGGTGCCCGCGCGGTAGTGCTGGCCACGGAGTGGGACCCGTTCGTCCACCTGGATTGGGAAGAGGCGGCCCGGCGGATGGAGGCGCCGCGGTACGTGTTCGACGGGCGCAACGCCCTCGATCCCGCCCGGATGGAGGCCCTGGGCTTCCGGTACCGGGGCGTGGGGCGCGGGCGGCGGGATCCGGCCGGGGTCGGCGACGGGCGGGAAGGGCGTTGGAACAATGTGGCCGTGGGTCGCGAGGTGGCCGCGGTTCATGGGGAAAGGGCTGGGGTGAGGCGATAG